The Alosa sapidissima isolate fAloSap1 chromosome 8, fAloSap1.pri, whole genome shotgun sequence genome contains a region encoding:
- the LOC121714773 gene encoding serine/threonine-protein kinase/endoribonuclease IRE1-like, whose amino-acid sequence MLVYYILSCGHHPFGEGIRCETNILDGKYNLDLVEDELAKDLIERMIQDDPKDRPRVKDTLTHPYFWENERRVEFLTKVGNQSEAENCRNADKKLFEDLEKCTVDKTFADWKNKFSPELVHKLDNHTSPYPENTLALLRFIRNLYEHHPDEAERIDLRELFPDLLATVYMFVEAKKWNLRPLLNKFFPS is encoded by the exons ATGCTGGTGTACTACATCCTCTCTTGTGGACACCATCCTTTTGGGGAAGGGATTCGCTGTGAGACTAATATTCTGGACGGGAAGTACAATCTGGATTTGGTGGAAGATGAGCTGGCTAAAGATCTGATTGAGAGAATGATCCAAGATGACCCCAAAGACAGGCCAAGAGTGaaggacacactcactcacccctaCTTCTGGGAGAATGAGAG GAGGGTGGAGTTTTTGACAAAAGTTGGTAATCAGAGTGAAGCAGAGAACTGTCGAAATGCAGACAAGAAGCTCTTTGAGGACCTGGAGAAATGCACAGTGGATAAAACCTTTGCTGACTGGAAAAACAAA TTTTCCCCTGAGCTGGTCCATAAGCTGGATAATCACACGTCGCCTTACCCAGAGAACACTCTGGCTCTGCTGCGTTTCATACGCAATCTCTACGAACACCA CCCTGATGAAGCAGAGAGGATCGACCTGAGGGAACTGTTTCCTGACCTGCTTGCGACTGTCTACATGTTTGTCGAAGCTAAGAAGTGGAATTTACGACCCCTCTTGAACAAATTCTTCCCTTCCTGA